AAGCAGCTTAAAGAGACAAGATTTTGAGCTTTTGGCATCAGTTTACCAAATTACCgacattaacataaaaacaagtgAAGGGGATACTACTCGTTCCATTAAGGATAATAGGCCATTAAGACTCAATCAGTAAAATCAAGCATATCGAGTCAACAAACAAATTTAGAAAACTACTACAGgataaaaaatgaacaaataataCAGTCTTAAAGGGGCACTGCAGTTTTTCTACATGCTCTTAAgtcattcaaaaacatttagGAGCCTCGAtcacaaatgaaaaaatttTATTGTTGCATTAACTCCAGAACTCCAGCAGGCAGGTTTCTCAGAACACAGAATATGATCTTAACATGCACAACACGTTGCTGGGCTACTAGTATACATGTAAACTCACTCAGGGAGTTTTGTAAGGATTTATTAAGGATAGAAGGAGTGGAAATAATTTTAGAATTACTATTAGACATAAATAGCAGCGCTTTGCACTTGTTATAGGTTGTATAAGTTGACCTATTAAACatattaaagttttaaaaacatgcagaatTCACTTTAATAGAAACCTGCAAGACGAGTGGTAAAGTAACTTTGAGATTAGCTTTTTAGTAGAGTCATAAAACAATAGGGGGGCTTCTTGTGAGGGTCCAGCaagactgaaagagagacaaGTGGAAATCAAACATTCATTAGAGCTTATTGCATTTCATTCCTGATACGTAAGCAGGTTTATCCATCTAAATTAATTTCACCTTCTGTACTGTACCACCTGAGtagtttcattttctttcaacGTGACTTGATCCTCGCTTTGGGATGCAAGTTGTTCTTCTGTGTGCTTATCTCAGCTATGGAGCGCTGCAGGAGTTTAACGTGTTATCTGCTGTCAGAGTCCTCATAGAAATGCCACATGATAGAAACTGAATGAGAAGCAATGGGGAACGGATAAAGGGATGAATGGCAGCCAGTGAGGGCTTCTGAGCCcgtttcattcttttatttaagtaCTGTGTCTGACACAATTATTACAGTCATTACAGTATCACAAAAAACATTGCCAGGAAAACTCATACTGTGCTATAActtaataaaaagaaacaaaaagtcaGCTCATACCCCATTGAGACACATTTCTCATAATTAGGAGGACAAAATCTGCACAAAataggaagagaaagaaaaattaaaacaaattggAGAGACCTATTTGAACATGTTTTCAAATCAGAGGATTGTCCACAGGGCAGACAATTAAAACGCATTATTGCCTCATCGTCCCACACTGCTCAATGAGAGCACTGTTTTGCTGCTGTGGGCCTCTTTAATGGTCCATCAGTGAATAGCGTCTTCCGCGGCCGTGTGTCACCACCACCTTCACACTGTGAGACGATGCGCCTCAGACGGAGACCCGGGTCCCTCTGTCAGCATCACCCCACAGTGAGCTGTAATGAGTTGGTGTGTGCGTAATGAGAGCTAATGCTGCCACAGCCATTGAGCCGCTCCTGCCACCAGGACATAATGCCACTCGTGCTGTGTTGTGTCAAACAGCCACATTTAAAACAGCCTGGTGCCAGTGAGCTTGATGGCAGGCCTGCTGCAGCGTCTCCCCAGCAGCAGATGGATCACAGATAGAGGGACAAAGGTCCTGTGGAGTCTCAAATAGCAGCATTTGGCTGCGGTTCAACTCACAACGTGGGGCGGCTGAATTTATGTCGTAAATAacaccttttctctctgttgacCACATATCGGGGCTGGgcatcattttaaaacttttatttctgGTGCTGCTACCCAAGTTCTGGTCATGATACCGATGTGTTActttgagaaaacaaagaaccccttttttcatttaacaaagacagcaaatcaaatatgaataatgaatattaCATATCTGTCCAAACAGCTTTCAGTGCTCCATGCATATTTTGGTTGATACTAGTACTTGTTAGCATGTACCTGAATGTATTTATTGGTGTGTATACAAGGTGCACTTCATTGATTTTAATCCTCTGGGCATCTGACCAGGTTTGAGTTTCCACCTTTAATTTACTTGGGCTGAATTCATTATTTAGGTTGCTGGCTACCTAAAAGAAGTCAGCTCATGTGTTTAAAATGCTGAAGCATGTTAAATGTcttcagtgtttatgtgtgtgtttgactaaACTGTGAGCTGGGAGGGCAGTTTGTCTCCTGGGcggcatatgtgtgtgtgacaagcCCCCGCCTGCTCCTCACGGTGCTGGATGAAGATATTAGCTGGGCACTGTTGACACTGCATGCACACTCGTAATGGCCTCATAAATTCTGCTTGTGTGAAAGGTAAAAAGGGAGTAAATAAGGAGGGAAAGGGACTTTGGACTCATTGGCAGTCCACTCTCACTCTGTGCTCGAACAACACCCAGCATGATCCCACCTGCAGTTTACTCTGAGGCTGCTtcatattataattatattcaGCAGTAAagtaacacatttttaaagcagaTTCACtaaaagacagatttttctcACTTagtgagaaaatgtattttactgatATAATGTCACAATGAtaaatgtgtgattttatgGAGATTTAATGGGCAAGGAGATGTGTTACCCCGAGTAAATTCACATAAATCATGTGACAATGTGACTCCCTCTTTTACTGTATGATGTTGGAAATACAGCGTTTCACAATAAGGTGTTTACGCATCATATGACATGTTGTCTGTTATGTTGTACACAGGGACGCACCAATCCAACTTCTTCAGTCCTGATACTGATTCTGATACCTGGGCTTTGGATATCAGCCGATACTGAGTACTTGATGAGCTGTATGTCTCATTGTGTGGAGGAGACTAGACAGATGCAAACATAGACCTGAATTAAATAGATCGGCCCATTGATCGCCACCATTATCACAGATCCCAGATCCAGCTGAGTCACTATGGACCTGATATCTGATCAATCTCAATGTCGATGTATCACTAATTGTACgtatttttaaaagcaactaACTTTATAAGTGGAacttgaaacagaaacagtcacTTCCTGTAGAACTGTGCTTATAACATCTTCATCAATCAATAAAACTTCTTCTGACCCACACaagaggaagaggcagcagCTGAATAATAAGTAAGAGTTTAAAATGTGCTCTGTGTTGTCAGATCAGGTCACAGTAGTAAATGTGATGGTCAAATGTGACTGTTAGTGACTTTGCCTATAGATTAGATGCTTTAAAGGGAGGAAGCAATGTCTCTTGGCAGCACCGGTGTCACTCCAGTATCACATGGCCAGTATTGATTGTTAGATCCGGGGGCTGTTAAGGGGCTCCTTGCATCTCAATGCGTCCTTTCTGTAGAAGATTAATGTTGCCTCTAAAAATACAGACTTTATCCCCCCTGCATTCCCCTTCATTATTCATGTCACTAAAGTGGCAGTTCGCCAAATCTGCCAATCTGattttaaacacactgcagtTCCTGCACAAGCATCTAAAAGTGATGTATTGGTGTAAATGTaatcattaaaggaatagtttgacattttgggcgTTTTTGCCCCAAAAATTggagagtttgatgagaagattgatagcCTACCAACCTCATGACTGTACAGTGAATATGAACCTGCAGCCAGCAgacaattagcttagcttagcatgaagactggaagcgggtggaaacagctagcctggctctgtccagaggTAAAACAATCAACAGACGAGCACCTCCAAATCTCCCCAACTAACAGtttatatattgtttgtttaatctgtgtaaaaacagtaatttactgtttttatgggGATTATGTCCCAGGCTATCTCTTGGCCAGGAGCGGTCGCCACGCTACCAACgcagactccaggaagtcactgatCCATGTCAAGAAACAGTCTGGCACATAATACCCCTGATACTacaacatgctgtttttttttgtttttttttacagattagACAAACAGGATATAACGTATTCATTTGTGAACTTGTGGTTGCTGGTAGGCCGATTTACCTCCAGATTCACCTCCATAGTCTGAAAAGTTAAACCTGGCGTGTGCATACAAATATAGACATCATGACACACATAACACCCATGACAGAGGGTCGGTTCAGGCTAATCCACTGTGGTTTTACAGTGATGTGTAATATGTGCTCACATAAATATGGTCATTAAGTTTATCGCTTCCTCTGACAACAACCTGATGGATGTACTTGTTCGGTTCCTGTTGTTAGCTGTCACTTATATCACCAGTGATTAATTTGCTGAAAGTCAAGCCAATGAATAAATCTCAGCACATGTTTAATGTGCATTATGCTTTTGAATTACTTCAGCATATACAAAATATGAAAGCCAACATACTAATACTGAATATGCTGGTATGTTTACTGACAATGTGCTCAGGAATATGAAGCATTGCAAACCAGAACTATAACACAGACACTATTGCCTCATATTTAGCTAAAATATTTCCTCACAGCACAAATGAATCAATCACATTGTCATTTGCTCATTGCAGTGAGTCAAAGGTGCACTGAATTCCCCCAGAAACTTCAAGTAAAACCCTTCGACATTTCCTCAGCTGATGGTTTatgatatatttacatgtttatcATATCTGTTCTTATACCAAGTGGCTCATTAAGCTAGCCGACTGTGCAGTGATAGATCTTAATGcacatattatttttattgcatttaagGACAAGAGTTTATATTTTGGATACCTCACCTACGTACTCACTCAGGAGACTCATAATTGTGAGGAATGAGACATATTCAGGCAAAAAGAAAtgtccacaaacacatgctATTATTATGGAAAGAAttaagagaagaaagaaagaaaaaagaattttCAAAATTTTCCGTAAATCATAAATCTTATTTTCTCAGCTTTCCATTGTTAGGACTTTTCCCATTGTGCACTTGTCAGAAAGTTCTcacagaagaacaaaaacaaccctccagctgtgttttcttcctCGTCACGATGTGAAGGGAAACTAAAATTAGACAGCAATGACACAAGAGTTTGTTCCTGCAGCCGATTGGTTCAAAAACTTGACAGTTTCTCACAGGATTCAGTGTTGCCAGCACAAATCAACAATACGTTCCAAGGaaacacagtttttgtttttttctgttttctatttgcTTATGTGATTTGTGAAAGTAGCTTTCTATTAGACTAATAATCACTGAGTTCTCCTCTTATTTCAGTTTGTAGGTATTAAAACCAagagtactactactgataaaACGATAGAATTAGAAACAAAGAAGTTTGACTAATTACACTAACATGTTTTGGGCCACATTACAGAAAACattcaattaaataaatatacaagGATTTCTAATAGACTGAAGAACTTCTTGTGATTAATTGATATGAActaaaaaataaagtgaaaatgaaaaaccaaGAATGAGTCAGAAAATTAACTTTCCAGCTCTTCCTGTCAACCAGAGATGAGTAAAGTGAAGtaaatatggattttttttttaaccttgtaAACTCGATGATGTCAAAAAGTAGGACAATGAGGCCCAGGTTGAAAATAACTGGAACTATCCTTTAACTTTGTCGACTACACCCTCCGTGCTCTAGTTTTGCTGAAAGACTTGAAAACAGTCACAGGAAGGAGTATATCAAGATGGAGTTCCTTTTTTAAGCCCCAGTCTTATTGTTTCACctcagagcaggagagaggaggcgaCGCACTCTTTCCTCGCCTGACGCAAACAGGAGacatatagacagacagagatggaccTCAGAGTTCAGACTGCACGTGGCTCAAATAGTTTTTCTAATCCATTACTCAAAACATACTGACATTGTTCAATAGTACTTCTCTACACATCCAATAAACCATGGCTGCATATATGTCTGACCTGAATCGCCTCCATCCCAACCCTTATGAGACACACATATGGGGGAACTGGGGTTAGTTTATTGATTAGGTGTTGTAATCGATAAATACACTaattcattttgatttgaagAGTTGCACAAGCCACTGCATTGTGGTGCAGCAGGTTGAAAGAATCAGCACACACTTACGGTCGAAAAACACAGTAATTGTATGAGTTACATTAAgatgaaatactgaaaacattAAAGTTAGGTCTGgagatattttatatttttcttattgttgataatttatatttttataaatcatttataagaccaaaaccaacagtaaATTGATCCTAACATATATTGTTTGTGTAGTAgaagcctgatatatcttaCTTCTCTGTTCCATAGAGCTCCACTTTTGTTCAGAAACCACTAAAAACATATTAATGAGGCACACCGTTGTAGTGGCAACACACGTTACCTTATTACCACAAACAAGGGCAGTGTAGTTCATTTTAAGTAAATCCCAtacacaccatcctgctgccgTACATACTCACTAGAACACAATTGTGTATCAATCCACGgctaaaaatagtccccaacaaatgcacagtTTACTCCTATTTGAGTCACGTtagctaaaaactacagtgcccagctgttccGGGAAATTACTAAACTGTTTTTGAAAATCAAACTCTATACTTGTGATCCATTTTTCAAAGTTTTGCGTCATATGAAAGGGCTTTGGACTGCgagccacagacaggctggGGAAGTCATAAAGTCTCTCGTGTCATGTCTCAAATCATTATTCTCTCATGCTATCTCAGTCCACCCTCCTCCCCATTATTGACCCAATATGAAACACAATTATTGCACCAACAAAAAGGTGGTCAAAGGCGCAGCCACATCATGTTTTTTAATGAGCCAAACACTCTGTTAGCGCCGGTGTGGTTTGTAGCCCCAAGAGGCTGGAAGACGTAATCTGGTACCGTCTTGTTTAAACTAATTAGTACGATTTGTGTGCTTCTTTTTCTAGTATTATCTCAGGGTAGTGCAGGACAGATAGAGGGACTATTCAAAAGGTATCAAGTATCAAAGCATCATCACACACAATATTTACAATCGTATGCCACTAGCTTTACGGACGAATGTGTCTAGATTTCTTCGTGTAGCTCTGGATTGATCACGCTCATGTTTCACAGGTGTAGAAAGATGTAGAAAAGTCAAAACGctcccttttcttcttcctaCTGCTCTACCGACCCCCTCAGAGCCACTCCCCATTTTTATGCCCCTATTTGTTCCTACTGAATTTGTGATTCACAACACAGATATGTTTTAGTGTAATAAATCTTCACCAGCTGACCACAATTCAAGAGTAAAAATAGCCCCCCTGACTTCAACGCCAGTGAGTCACTGTTAATCCATAGAAGGGTTAAATGCGAGCATGATGTCCATAAGCTGCGAAGGATGTGAAGTTGGGTTGAGCAGGAAACAGGGAGAGCAGTTTCCTGTTATGTAGAAAAGAGCCTGTTGCGCACCAATCAGACAGTCAGATGTTGTGCAGGGAAACAAGGCTGGCTTATCAATAAAGGAGAGCAGATTTAAGATCACAgatactttacttttttttaattagacaTAACAAGTAAGAGCTAAGACCTGAGCATGTTTTCAGTTGAACTCATGTGCTTCACAAAATCAACCAAACTacaaaagtcaagtcaagtttatttgtgtaacacatttCATACACATTAAGGCACaagtcaaagtgctttacagagattaaaaaagcaaagagtAAACAAATTAAATAGACATAAACAATGTATAGAAGCAAGACAATTTTAAAAGCACAGATATATAAAGTAGATAAAATAAAAGGTTTTTGTGATAGAAAGTGTGGAGAGCATGAAGGAAGGATTGGTATTttttgaaagtggaaaaaaatatgatggGACTACTAataacagacaaattatgtaTGCTTTATAAGTTATAACTAATACTctttatcatatatttattatattctttATTGATCACTGAAACGAATTCCTGTGGAGGGTGTGGACCTTTTgcatttgctaaaaaaaaatgcagcagtaTAAGTTGGTAATTAATTTACTGTCACTTTCTAATGAGCCAATACATGTGTGAATATAAATAGTCATTAATAGATTATTTTTAATCCATGAAATCAGCAGTTATACATTTTGGGAGTCAGATACTCTGCGCAACACctttcacaacctggcaacccagaAGCTGTTGTTGTTAAAGGCTGATGACCAGCATCAATAAATGATGTATCTACCAGTAATAAAAACCATTAGTTAGAACTTATAAAcccttcatttaaaaaaaactccgTATTAGGAAGCATTAGGTAgcattatttcttttatttcccacCTGTTGTTTTTGCATATAATCTGGTGTTTTGTcaaaaaaagttcaaattgacagttttttttaatggtttttggTGTAAAGTCTGAAATGCAAACGTGTGAGACATTGTAATGGATAGTATCCCTACTACTGTCGCATATTAGGACATCAACCTGCAGATTCAGGGGCAGGCGGGTGTTAACACCTCCAGCAGtggagtggagctgctgctgctgcagagggatGCCGGAGTGTGGTGTGATGGGCGCGGGTCGAGCCTCTCTCCATTTGGTTTCCAGTCGCGTCCTGTGCGCGCTGTGGGGCGCACAAACGATCAGCTGAGCAGCGCTTTTGCTCTCAGAGGAAGATAGACAGAGCTGTgttcagtcacactcactcactctctgctTGGACAGTTCagcttattttttattttttatttcatgttatttaaGATTGTGTGTATCGAAGCTGCTTTCTTGGACGAGATGTTGGGGACGGTCGCTTCGCCAACATGAACACAGGTGagattatttatttcaaaggaCGGAAAGGATTTAGAACTGATACTCTTAAAAGCCTGTATTTCACCATGTGTCGGATATTTAGTATATTTTGAGCAAGTGCTCATAGAGCTGggcagagagagccagagagactTTTAGTCTTCATCATATCTTCTTACATTTGACTTTTTGTACATTCCTGTGAAAAGATGGTGAATCCCGCGGTAACAAGAGGATGTGAAGCAAACCAAAGTATGTTTAACGCAATGCTTCTTGATGTCTGAGCAGAGGGCAGTGCAATGTTGGGCAATTGGTCACTCCATAAAGAGATTTAGACATGATTTAGCGCCAATTcgggtgtaaaaaaaaaaaaaaaactccagcaAACATTTTGAGTCCTCAGCAGTCATCCACGGGTCTAATATCCCATTGTTTAATGTATACTGACACCATAAGACTAAATCTTGactgtattgttattttcaaGAAATGTATggtaatttttatttatattgcccAAAAGTACAAATCACAATTTCCCTCAtggggctttacaatctgtgtAGCATGAGACACCCCCCAAAAAAGCCCtttcaacaggaaaaaaatgaaagaaacaacaggaagagcagcagaggagggatccctctcCCAGAATTGCTCAGAACAAGTTGTGAGCAGAACAGATCAACAAAATCACAGTTTAAAGAAGTTACGATGACAACATTTCTGATGTGGAGACCTGAAAGAGGACATGAGCCACAGGACCTCTTCAGTGTCCATTCAGGTCCTTCTCTGGAAGTGGCCGTATGTTGTACAAGAGTTAAATGTATTGAATATACATGAGTTACACATGTTTTTTGTCACTCTCCTTTACTGCATATAGAGTTTATTCTCAGTGCAGTAAAGGTAGCCTGAAAGGGGGTCCTCTCGCTTGAATCACAGGAAGTGAGTCAGGGAAATcccttacattttttttgtattctttgaCAAAGGATGTAAAAGCCAACATTACTCGTTGTAAACCCCATGTTATGTCCTTATAGCACCCAATTTTTAATTTGGGTTGATCTTTTTTAAAGTATTTGAGCTGATCTACTACATATATTTGACACATTTGATAGGTTGCCAGATTAACTCTTTAGTAAATGTTGTACACATTTTGTGAAGAACATTTGTGAAGAAATGGTCAAACTGCGACCACAAGACAATATCTAGAATCTTTGAGCAGTTTTAGGTCACAGGGACACAATACAAATGACCTGTAAGCTATTTTAAAGCACATAATCTTACAGTTTCCTTTTCCTGTTGTTCTTTCAGACAGCACCAAGCCTTCTGTTGCTCCAAAGCCAAGATTTGTTTGTCACGCCAGCCCGAGGCTGCCCTCCCCTCTCATGTCGGCAGCCAGGGGTCCCAAACCCTCTATAGCCCCGAAACCTAAAGTCACACCAGAGCTGAATGGCAACCAAGGAGGATGCATTAACGGCAGCTTGCTGACTTCAGATGGTGTGGTTGATGAAGAGCATGAGGCAGAGAACGGCCTAAACACAGTGGTTGAGGACAGGTTGCCAGCTGAGAAACAATTTAACGCCTACATCCTCAAATCACCACAAAATGATGTTGAGGATGTGCCAGGGGGGGCAGAGCACGAAGAGGTGACAGAGGAgcaaaaggaggagggagaagacagGATTCAGAAGATGGACGAGGACTGGAGGTTAACTGACAGCGCTCTAACAGAGGAGGTGGACTCCCTGGAAACACTTTGGGTCAGTGATGCTGGACTCACGGTAGATTccgaggaggtggtggagatggCTGACACAGACATGGCGGAGGACATGGATGCTGAAGGTTGTGACGCAGGCGAGGCGCTGGCTGACACAGATGGCCTCTCGGTGGGGAACATTTCTGTTAATAGCATCGATGAAGAGGCAGGCTGCTGTTCTGCTGGAAATCGACGCGTGATGGAAATCCAAGGAAAACCTCAAATCGAGGAGGATGACTGTACAGCAGATGATTTAACTGAATCTCTCACAGACGAGCCTGGTCTCCTCATCAatgacacagatacacaagTTTTTCTAACAGacgtggaggagaaagaagaggaatcTGCTCCTGATTGTGGCATCACGTGTAACATCCTGAAGTTTAGATGTGGacataaaatgaaggaaaagggCGAAAACCTACAGAACATTAGTTTTTATGACTTAAGTTCTGAAGGCCAGAAACAGGTCTGTGACACAACTAAGAGACGTGCCACCGTAGAGGAAGATCCAGCTCATGAGCCTTATTACATCTCTTCGGAGGACATTATTAACAGAGAAATGATGCCAAGGAATAACAGAGGTCATGGATTACCCGGGAGTCCACTCACACCACAAAAATTTGCCACTGTAATCAACAGTGGGGTTTCAGCCGAAAATGGACAAATAGCGTGTGCGTCTTCTGAGGATCACGTGGAGATCAGTAACAACGggcacagcagcagtgatgaaaaCAAGGCAAGAACATACCAGAAAAGGACGACTGTCAAAGCTGAGGACCCAAAAGCTCAgacagagaaggccttgcttAATCATTGGGACTGCCAGCCGAGGTTCAGGCTGGTATCCATCTCAGTGCCAACAGACACCGACACCTCACTGACATCTTCTCTCTCAGAGAGCCAGCTGCTTTCGCCGAATGACTCAGACGTCTTCAGAGACGAGGAAGACCTGGAGGGTCACATAGTGCCGTTTCTGGACGACACCACCGACACGGAGCAGGACATCAGTGATGAGCATGTCTATGAGGAGCCTGGGCACAGTTCGGAGGGTGAAAACGTTTTTCCTTTTGATAGAAGGACAACAGAGATGCGTTTCCGCTCCCTGTCACACCgcattaataataatgtagCTGAGATGGGAGTGCAGTTCGCTCAGAGACCCTACGTGAGTGGATTCGGACAACCTGCCCTGAGCAGCAGTCCGATGCTGCAGAAGAGCTACTCCAAGCCCCATCATTTGTCCCTGTATCCCCGCTCCCTCTCCATGGAGGGACAGGATATGCCTCTGGGTGTGTATAACTACAGGGAAGGTTCCCCAAGACAGGGAGGCGCCATTTGTTCATCCGGGAGCTTCTCACGGAGCTCACCTCTGTCGTCCAGTGGCCTGTCTACTCCGACATCTGTAGTGGATATCCCTCCTCCGTTTGATCTGGCCTACATCACCAAAAGGCCCATCACAAAGAGTTCCCCCTCGCTCTTCATCGAAGGAGAATCgtcagagaaaaacaggaaaaagaagtCCTCCATTAAACGTTTCCTGATGCTTAAGTTCAGGCGGAAAACAGACAAGTCTGGTGTGGAAGTCAACCCATCCTCCTTTAAGCCATCTGCAGAGTCCAGCCACCGCACGGCAAGCAGACTGCTGGATCCAGATAGACGGAGCATAAGTAGCTCCCCACAGCTCCACTTACATTCTGCAAGTAAATCACATGTTTCATCCGAGCCAGCCTCCACCTTCTTGTTCTACaaggaaagcaaaagaaaaggggGCACTGTGGCTTTTCTCAATCGCAGCGTGGTCCGGGTGGAGTCC
This region of Pempheris klunzingeri isolate RE-2024b chromosome 2, fPemKlu1.hap1, whole genome shotgun sequence genomic DNA includes:
- the fgd5b gene encoding FYVE, RhoGEF and PH domain-containing protein 5b, with translation MNTDSTKPSVAPKPRFVCHASPRLPSPLMSAARGPKPSIAPKPKVTPELNGNQGGCINGSLLTSDGVVDEEHEAENGLNTVVEDRLPAEKQFNAYILKSPQNDVEDVPGGAEHEEVTEEQKEEGEDRIQKMDEDWRLTDSALTEEVDSLETLWVSDAGLTVDSEEVVEMADTDMAEDMDAEGCDAGEALADTDGLSVGNISVNSIDEEAGCCSAGNRRVMEIQGKPQIEEDDCTADDLTESLTDEPGLLINDTDTQVFLTDVEEKEEESAPDCGITCNILKFRCGHKMKEKGENLQNISFYDLSSEGQKQVCDTTKRRATVEEDPAHEPYYISSEDIINREMMPRNNRGHGLPGSPLTPQKFATVINSGVSAENGQIACASSEDHVEISNNGHSSSDENKARTYQKRTTVKAEDPKAQTEKALLNHWDCQPRFRLVSISVPTDTDTSLTSSLSESQLLSPNDSDVFRDEEDLEGHIVPFLDDTTDTEQDISDEHVYEEPGHSSEGENVFPFDRRTTEMRFRSLSHRINNNVAEMGVQFAQRPYVSGFGQPALSSSPMLQKSYSKPHHLSLYPRSLSMEGQDMPLGVYNYREGSPRQGGAICSSGSFSRSSPLSSSGLSTPTSVVDIPPPFDLAYITKRPITKSSPSLFIEGESSEKNRKKKSSIKRFLMLKFRRKTDKSGVEVNPSSFKPSAESSHRTASRLLDPDRRSISSSPQLHLHSASKSHVSSEPASTFLFYKESKRKGGTVAFLNRSVVRVESFEDRSRVPTTPLPLTKPRSISFPNTDTSDYENVPAISSDYENLQVPQRRPVRQAPFTDFFDRPSRVLSSANDTDGYVDMSSLPGFKSKTQSSEQETESAYTEAYNVCALAIAPQTVSVVDVRGETAGEEDQGRTSEEEEGCVDISYDRQPDGRSRAFYVAKELVDTERSHVKALKLLQEDFREAVGAAVGDEGDPVLDEERLREILNELPDVYTLHRRILNELENRIRNWEESQKIADIFLSRKAEFLVFTTYIGHYDRSMSLLEDSCRTSPAFAAIVHQFEQQSPAGEKVSLKHQLLQVIVRVAQYRMLLTDYLNNLSPDSKEYEDTQAAVAVVSDIADQVNDSLKHGENLLRLVNIEYSVRGQRDLLQPGRVFVKEGTLMKVSRKSRQPRHLFLMNDVLLYTYPQQDGKYRLKNTLPLTGLKVSKPIIEHVQNALKIEGADISITLSASSFIEREDWYYTLSRTVTEHARGSVAFNSCSGEARDRLRLSLGEKAPTLVPVSQVMMCMNCTSDFSLTLRRHHCHGCGRIVCRSCSRNRYPLKYMKDRMAKVCDHCYNELKRRGADVSALSAKSSPRPNRSSRPLSAVFQNIHPPNIWRHRKGTASFTQVTVSEEGSVSGSLQRTKKSKRSWKRLWFLLKDKVLYTYRAQEEKVAAESLPLLGFTVKVPDEPEGEEEANIFQLYHKNTLYYTFKASDNYTAQRWANAMEEATVL